A part of Clarias gariepinus isolate MV-2021 ecotype Netherlands chromosome 14, CGAR_prim_01v2, whole genome shotgun sequence genomic DNA contains:
- the nog3 gene encoding noggin-3, producing MDNMDNVSHFLAMCVLFVALGFRIEGGSCQHHTPMHYLLRPIPSDSLPVVLIREERDPLLDPKERDLNETELRSMLGAQFEARFMSVVSPEEKRENPGMDTEEIREQFTQRPMPKEIRALDFDIMHDAKKNKKMRRRVLAWIWSYAFCPVVYAWQDLGIRFWPRYVKVGNCLTKRSCSVPEGMMCKPSKSVHFTLLRWHCTSRRTSKCTWIHVQYPVISECKCSCPN from the coding sequence ATGGATAACATGGATAACGTGTCTCACTTTCTGGCCATGTGCGTACTGTTTGTCGCTCTCGGCTTCCGGATAGAAGGCGGCTCGTGTCAGCACCACACACCAATGCACTACCTCCTTCGTCCTATCCCTAGCGATAGCCTGCCTGTCGTGCTGATCAGGGAAGAACGCGATCCGCTGCTCGACCCCAAAGAGCGTGACCTGAATGAGACGGAGCTGCGCAGCATGCTGGGCGCGCAGTTCGAAGCGCGCTTCATGTCCGTCGTGTCGCCCGAGGAGAAACGTGAAAACCCGGGCATGGACACTGAAGAGATCAGAGAGCAATTTACGCAGCGTCCTATGCCCAAAGAGATTCGCGCTTTGGACTTCGACATAATGCACGACGCCAAGAAAAATAAGAAGATGCGCAGGCGCGTCCTGGCGTGGATCTGGTCGTACGCTTTTTGCCCGGTGGTGTACGCGTGGCAGGACTTGGGCATCCGCTTCTGGCCGCGCTATGTCAAAGTGGGCAACTGCTTGACAAAGCGCTCGTGTTCAGTGCCCGAGGGCATGATGTGCAAACCCTCCAAATCTGTGCACTTCACACTGCTGCGCTGGCACTGCACGTCCCGGCGCACATCCAAGTGCACATGGATCCACGTGCAGTATCCAGTCATATCCGAGTGCAAGTGCTCCTGTCCGAACTGA